A single genomic interval of Selenobaculum gibii harbors:
- a CDS encoding GNAT family N-acetyltransferase, which translates to MEYKVYRDENTIEKFQFLAQIRLEEFVKFPYLYQGSMAEEKEYAKEYQVPGAILITCSVAGEDIGVISGYPYQWNQGKSAEVEAELATMGIAMDEIYYIGEVILIEKYRNRGIGKQLEKMLVDTIKKDYKYALVITVERSLDDPDRPEGYHYKNGLREGTGFKRLKNEIIYHWPVKRKSGIREEENVVSVWVKPI; encoded by the coding sequence ATGGAATATAAAGTGTATAGAGATGAAAATACGATTGAAAAGTTTCAATTTCTAGCGCAAATACGGCTAGAAGAGTTTGTAAAATTTCCGTATCTTTATCAAGGTTCAATGGCAGAGGAAAAAGAATATGCGAAGGAATATCAAGTTCCAGGAGCCATTCTGATTACTTGTAGTGTGGCTGGAGAGGATATAGGGGTAATTTCAGGCTATCCTTATCAATGGAATCAAGGAAAATCTGCTGAAGTTGAAGCTGAGCTTGCAACAATGGGAATTGCGATGGATGAGATATATTATATTGGTGAAGTAATATTAATTGAGAAATACAGAAACCGAGGAATAGGGAAGCAGTTAGAAAAGATGTTAGTTGATACAATAAAGAAAGATTATAAATATGCCTTGGTCATTACAGTTGAGCGAAGTTTAGATGATCCTGATAGACCCGAGGGATATCATTATAAAAATGGGCTAAGAGAAGGAACTGGTTTCAAACGATTAAAAAATGAGATTATTTATCATTGGCCTGTAAAACGAAAATCTGGGATTAGAGAGGAGGAAAATGTTGTATCTGTTTGGGTGAAACCGATATAG
- a CDS encoding GNAT family N-acetyltransferase, producing MYKTIFKITSHTPPELDIALEKSRYTLVKTVNLMTCKINDTGFQISKDIKLSYTMDDEWLNSSLQLSGISDKKLQEIQYNIFKNISLQTVYIKAKRSDKVVGCGLGVIDDGFVGLYDIHVDENFRCQGIGSEICQAILQTGLNKDVTHAYLQVHSLNEKAIRLYKKPGFSSLYTYWFREKTAPNCRSIID from the coding sequence TTGTATAAAACAATTTTTAAAATAACAAGTCATACTCCACCAGAATTAGATATAGCATTAGAAAAATCTAGGTATACTTTAGTGAAAACAGTCAATCTTATGACATGCAAAATCAACGATACAGGATTTCAGATTTCAAAGGATATAAAATTGTCCTATACAATGGATGATGAGTGGCTAAATAGTTCTTTGCAGCTAAGTGGCATTAGTGACAAGAAACTGCAAGAAATTCAATATAATATATTTAAAAATATTTCTTTGCAAACCGTATATATTAAAGCGAAAAGAAGCGATAAAGTAGTCGGCTGTGGATTAGGCGTTATTGATGATGGATTTGTCGGTCTCTATGATATTCACGTAGATGAAAATTTTAGATGCCAAGGAATAGGTTCAGAAATCTGTCAAGCGATTCTACAAACCGGTCTAAATAAAGATGTAACACATGCATATTTACAAGTACATAGCTTAAATGAAAAAGCAATACGCTTATATAAAAAACCAGGGTTTTCCAGCTTGTATACCTATTGGTTCAGAGAAAAAACTGCCCCAAATTGTAGATCTATTATAGATTAG
- a CDS encoding AraC family transcriptional regulator yields the protein MNWLDKMNAAVNYIEENLSGEIDYSVIAKKACSSLYQFQRIFSFVVDMPMSEYIRRRRMTLAAFDLQNSEMKVIDIALKYGYESPEAFSRTFQSMHSVTPTMARISGTKLKAYPRISFQISIKGDVEMNYRIEKGNAFVIQGVDREFDLAHEEECYQEIPKLWSHLCNSGEFEKMISLADVECHKGNAYPVRACSMMTGDGTKFRYIIGVSSLQGNKALEQYNQLEVKAGLWAVFTSESVSMEEIAGAIQKINKQIYTEWLPTSKYEHGDYQQEVYYMDESGSTYCEVWLAVTEK from the coding sequence ATGAACTGGTTAGATAAAATGAATGCAGCAGTTAACTACATTGAAGAAAATCTCAGCGGAGAAATTGATTATAGCGTAATTGCAAAGAAAGCTTGTTCAAGTCTGTATCAATTTCAGAGAATATTTTCTTTTGTTGTCGATATGCCAATGTCTGAATACATCAGGCGTAGACGCATGACTTTAGCAGCGTTTGATTTACAAAACAGTGAAATGAAAGTGATTGATATCGCCTTGAAATATGGATATGAATCACCAGAAGCTTTTTCAAGAACGTTTCAGTCTATGCATAGTGTTACACCTACAATGGCACGGATTTCGGGAACAAAATTGAAAGCATATCCGCGTATCTCTTTTCAAATTTCAATTAAAGGGGACGTAGAGATGAATTATCGTATTGAAAAAGGTAATGCTTTTGTTATTCAAGGGGTAGATCGTGAATTTGATTTAGCACACGAAGAAGAATGTTATCAAGAGATACCAAAACTTTGGTCACATTTGTGTAATAGTGGCGAATTTGAAAAAATGATTAGTCTAGCAGATGTGGAATGTCATAAGGGAAATGCTTATCCGGTCAGGGCATGTAGCATGATGACAGGTGATGGAACAAAATTTCGTTATATTATTGGAGTTTCGTCTCTGCAGGGGAATAAAGCTTTGGAACAATACAATCAGCTAGAAGTAAAAGCAGGACTTTGGGCGGTATTTACCTCTGAATCTGTTTCAATGGAAGAGATTGCTGGTGCAATTCAAAAAATTAATAAACAGATTTATACAGAGTGGTTACCTACATCAAAATACGAACATGGGGATTACCAACAAGAGGTTTATTATATGGATGAATCAGGCAGTACATATTGTGAAGTTTGGTTAGCGGTTACAGAAAAATAA
- a CDS encoding helix-hairpin-helix domain-containing protein, giving the protein MQSEKLLALKELQQIPRVGKTIANDLWNLEIRKISDLKGRKPERLYEDLCKYQECRVDLCMLYVFRCAVYYASTEECNKDLLKWWNWKDR; this is encoded by the coding sequence ATGCAAAGTGAGAAGCTGTTGGCATTAAAAGAATTACAACAGATTCCTAGGGTGGGGAAAACGATTGCTAACGATTTGTGGAATTTAGAAATTCGGAAAATTTCAGATTTAAAAGGGAGGAAGCCCGAAAGATTATATGAAGACCTATGTAAGTATCAAGAGTGTAGAGTTGATCTGTGTATGCTCTATGTATTTAGATGTGCAGTTTATTATGCATCCACTGAAGAGTGTAATAAAGATTTATTGAAATGGTGGAACTGGAAAGATCGTTGA
- a CDS encoding cupin domain-containing protein, translating to MEKKNFQAVNMGDFKDLLEKDFNVGKGKYFIGQDIGLTGCEVSINCLPAEQSVPFVHAHKKNEELYMITSGSGTFFIDGEEFPVQEGSLIRVSPNGQRALKAGEQDLYFICIQAQANSLEQATLKDGIIVETKASWM from the coding sequence ATGGAAAAGAAAAATTTTCAAGCTGTAAATATGGGAGATTTTAAAGATTTACTTGAAAAAGATTTTAATGTGGGTAAGGGAAAATATTTTATTGGGCAAGATATTGGTCTTACTGGATGTGAAGTTTCTATCAATTGTTTACCTGCAGAGCAAAGCGTCCCTTTCGTTCATGCGCATAAGAAAAATGAAGAACTCTATATGATTACAAGCGGAAGTGGAACTTTCTTTATTGACGGTGAAGAATTTCCTGTACAAGAAGGGAGCTTAATTCGAGTTTCACCAAATGGGCAGCGTGCTTTAAAGGCTGGTGAACAAGATCTTTACTTTATCTGTATTCAAGCACAGGCAAATAGCCTTGAACAAGCAACGCTGAAAGATGGAATAATCGTAGAAACAAAAGCATCTTGGATGTAA
- a CDS encoding winged helix-turn-helix transcriptional regulator, with amino-acid sequence MTIKNLPPCPVEVTLSLIGNRWKCLILRDLLSGTKRFGELKKSVEGITQKVLTSNLREMEANNLLVRRVYAEVPPRVEYTLTKTGMSLRPILEAMFVWGSEYKEKNQA; translated from the coding sequence ATGACAATTAAGAATCTACCCCCTTGCCCCGTAGAAGTGACGCTAAGTTTAATCGGCAACCGCTGGAAGTGTCTAATTTTGCGAGATTTATTATCAGGAACAAAAAGATTTGGCGAATTAAAAAAATCGGTGGAAGGCATTACGCAAAAAGTTCTGACAAGCAACCTGCGCGAAATGGAAGCCAATAATCTTTTAGTACGCAGAGTCTATGCCGAGGTTCCGCCCCGTGTTGAGTATACCTTAACGAAAACCGGTATGAGTCTTAGGCCAATTCTGGAAGCAATGTTCGTCTGGGGAAGTGAATACAAAGAAAAAAATCAAGCATAG
- a CDS encoding MIP/aquaporin family protein has protein sequence MSLYIGEFIGTMILIILGNGVLANVILWRSKAEGAGWLVITVGWALAVVFGVYCAIAAGAWYADINPVLTIIRGFMGGYTLLEMIGVIVSQILGAFVGACIVWIHFYPHWKETEESELILAVFTTGPAIRNVWTNLISEIIGTAMLVFPFFALTSGKIWSIPAYLLPCIVGFLIWAIGLSLGGTTCYALNPARDFGPRLAHALLPIKGKGTSDWSYAWVPIVGPLIGGSVGFLMAKVCF, from the coding sequence ATGAGTCTTTATATAGGTGAATTTATTGGAACAATGATATTGATTATTTTAGGAAATGGCGTTCTTGCCAATGTTATTTTGTGGCGTAGCAAAGCTGAAGGGGCAGGCTGGCTGGTAATTACAGTAGGTTGGGCATTGGCTGTTGTATTTGGTGTTTATTGCGCTATAGCAGCGGGAGCTTGGTATGCAGATATTAATCCAGTCTTAACGATTATCAGAGGTTTTATGGGCGGATATACACTACTTGAAATGATTGGGGTTATTGTTAGTCAAATTTTAGGTGCTTTTGTTGGCGCGTGCATTGTATGGATACATTTTTATCCGCATTGGAAGGAAACTGAAGAGAGTGAGTTAATTTTAGCTGTATTTACAACTGGGCCGGCGATTCGTAACGTTTGGACAAACTTAATTTCGGAGATTATTGGTACGGCGATGCTAGTTTTTCCGTTTTTTGCATTAACATCAGGGAAAATATGGTCGATTCCAGCGTACTTACTTCCGTGTATTGTCGGATTTTTAATTTGGGCTATTGGATTAAGCTTAGGTGGCACTACCTGCTATGCTTTAAATCCAGCACGTGATTTTGGCCCAAGGTTAGCACATGCTTTGCTTCCTATCAAGGGAAAGGGAACATCTGATTGGAGTTATGCATGGGTTCCAATTGTTGGACCATTAATTGGTGGCAGTGTAGGTTTTTTGATGGCTAAGGTATGTTTTTAG
- a CDS encoding sigma-54 interaction domain-containing protein, protein MLRNGYGNSWSASQLKIESSETRRLREEYSNAAFTGFIGKSPEILRVLNLAEKAAQVQSTVLICGESGTGKEVIAEGIHLAGERALGPMIKVNCSAIPETLLESELFGHEKGAFTGAIKNKLGKFELADKGTIFLDEIGEMDIRMQCKLLRVLQNKTFDRVGGENSICVDVRIIAATNQDMVSLIAKGEFRADLYYRLNVIPIYLPSLVQRKTDILLLAEHFLHKYAKVFNKSFSGFSEEAMRLLLQYNWPGNVRELQNIVERAVVLTDHSRIEASDLEFDSYNRIEKSKPNPIYQSIVQGELLTLEEYEKQIITAALDRFGSYTAAGKALGITHKTVAAKAQKYGINFEREARV, encoded by the coding sequence ATGCTAAGAAATGGTTATGGGAATAGTTGGAGTGCATCTCAACTGAAAATTGAATCATCGGAAACCAGGCGTTTGCGTGAGGAATATAGCAATGCAGCTTTTACAGGTTTTATTGGCAAAAGTCCTGAAATTTTAAGAGTGTTAAATCTAGCAGAAAAAGCGGCGCAAGTACAGTCAACAGTGTTGATTTGTGGGGAAAGTGGAACTGGGAAAGAGGTGATTGCTGAAGGAATTCACTTGGCGGGTGAACGCGCATTAGGTCCTATGATCAAAGTGAATTGCTCAGCAATTCCAGAAACTTTATTAGAAAGCGAATTATTTGGGCATGAAAAAGGTGCATTTACCGGAGCCATAAAAAATAAATTAGGTAAATTTGAGCTGGCGGATAAAGGGACAATTTTTCTTGATGAAATTGGGGAAATGGATATTCGTATGCAGTGTAAATTATTGAGGGTTTTGCAGAACAAGACCTTTGATAGGGTTGGAGGAGAAAACAGTATCTGTGTTGATGTCCGAATTATTGCGGCTACGAATCAGGATATGGTCAGTCTTATTGCCAAAGGTGAGTTTAGAGCTGATTTGTATTATAGACTCAATGTAATTCCCATTTATTTACCTAGTTTAGTGCAGCGCAAAACAGATATTCTTTTGCTTGCTGAACATTTTTTACATAAATATGCAAAAGTTTTTAATAAAAGCTTTAGTGGATTTAGTGAGGAAGCAATGCGCCTTTTATTGCAATACAATTGGCCGGGAAATGTAAGGGAGTTGCAAAATATTGTAGAGCGTGCAGTTGTCTTGACAGATCATTCCCGTATAGAAGCATCTGATTTGGAATTTGATTCTTATAATCGGATTGAAAAAAGTAAACCAAATCCTATCTATCAAAGCATTGTACAAGGGGAGTTATTAACGTTAGAAGAGTATGAAAAGCAGATTATAACAGCGGCGTTAGATAGATTTGGCAGTTATACGGCTGCTGGTAAAGCCCTTGGTATTACGCATAAAACAGTAGCAGCAAAAGCGCAGAAATATGGCATTAATTTTGAACGGGAGGCTAGAGTATGA
- a CDS encoding aldo/keto reductase: protein MKELAKCFKLSNGYEIPQVGFGTWQTPNGETATQAVKAALQCGYRHIDTAAIYGNEKSVGEGIRKSGVCREDLFVTSKVWNTERGYEKTLAAFDKTLADLGLEYLNLYLIHWPANEKQFENWQEINKDTWRAMETLYLEGKIKSIGVSNFLVHHLEPLLAAAKIEPMINQIEFHPGQMQLDTVEFCKRNQILVEAWSPLGTGRMLNNSTLMAIAEKYQKSVAQLCIRWCLQNEVLPLPKSVTPSRIKENTEVFDFVLSAEDMEIINDMKYCGGSGLNPDEVEF, encoded by the coding sequence ATGAAAGAACTTGCAAAGTGTTTTAAATTATCAAATGGTTATGAAATCCCTCAAGTTGGGTTTGGTACTTGGCAGACTCCCAATGGAGAAACCGCAACGCAGGCTGTAAAAGCTGCATTGCAATGTGGATATCGCCATATTGATACTGCAGCGATTTATGGGAATGAGAAAAGTGTCGGGGAAGGTATTCGAAAAAGCGGTGTTTGCCGGGAAGATTTGTTTGTTACAAGCAAAGTATGGAATACAGAGCGTGGATATGAAAAGACCTTAGCTGCATTTGATAAAACTTTGGCTGATTTAGGGCTAGAGTATTTAAATTTATATTTAATACATTGGCCGGCAAATGAAAAGCAGTTCGAAAATTGGCAAGAAATTAACAAAGATACTTGGCGAGCAATGGAAACACTTTATCTAGAGGGGAAAATTAAATCTATCGGTGTAAGCAATTTTCTTGTGCATCATTTAGAGCCGTTATTGGCGGCAGCGAAGATTGAACCGATGATAAATCAGATTGAATTTCATCCGGGGCAAATGCAATTAGATACTGTAGAGTTTTGCAAACGAAATCAGATTTTAGTTGAAGCGTGGAGTCCATTAGGGACAGGGCGAATGCTAAATAATTCTACATTAATGGCAATCGCAGAAAAATATCAAAAATCTGTAGCGCAGCTTTGCATTCGTTGGTGCCTACAAAATGAGGTCCTTCCGCTTCCTAAATCTGTGACGCCATCTAGAATAAAAGAAAATACAGAGGTGTTTGACTTTGTCCTTTCTGCAGAAGATATGGAAATTATAAATGATATGAAGTATTGTGGTGGTTCAGGCTTAAATCCAGATGAAGTTGAGTTTTAA